From a single Couchioplanes caeruleus genomic region:
- a CDS encoding RDD family protein encodes MTEANDDAPAAGRPEPGPVRGPAPQPAGEPPAAGAPPAGPPPGYAGPPPGYPPYYGPPQQYGPPPYGPPGWRPQPVPLSPDGRPLADFGTRLLAYLIDGALLTAVAMVLFAPVFIWLFTSVLPDMTPQETFAPETPDFGGIFVKFVLAELGLVVFLLVAYYVYYVEMMFRTGQTLGKKLIKVRVIPIAPGAMLTRSMAAKRYLIEFVGGMVVPFFSYVDGFWQLWDKPYQQTLHDKVAGTVVIKVAP; translated from the coding sequence GTGACCGAAGCGAACGACGACGCCCCGGCCGCGGGCCGCCCGGAACCCGGGCCGGTCCGCGGCCCGGCGCCGCAGCCGGCCGGCGAACCCCCGGCGGCCGGCGCCCCACCCGCCGGGCCCCCTCCCGGATACGCGGGACCGCCGCCGGGCTACCCGCCGTACTACGGGCCGCCCCAGCAGTACGGGCCGCCGCCGTACGGCCCGCCCGGCTGGCGCCCGCAGCCGGTGCCGCTGAGCCCCGACGGCCGCCCCCTGGCCGACTTCGGGACCCGGCTGCTCGCGTACCTGATCGACGGGGCGCTGCTCACCGCCGTCGCGATGGTGCTCTTCGCGCCGGTCTTCATCTGGCTGTTCACCAGCGTGCTGCCGGACATGACGCCGCAGGAGACGTTCGCCCCGGAGACGCCCGACTTCGGCGGCATCTTCGTCAAGTTCGTGCTGGCCGAGCTCGGCCTGGTCGTGTTCCTGCTGGTGGCGTACTACGTCTACTACGTCGAGATGATGTTCCGCACCGGGCAGACGCTGGGCAAGAAGCTCATCAAGGTACGGGTGATCCCGATCGCCCCGGGCGCCATGCTGACCCGGAGCATGGCGGCCAAGCGCTACCTCATCGAGTTCGTCGGCGGCATGGTCGTGCCGTTCTTCAGCTACGTCGACGGGTTCTGGCAGCTGTGGGACAAGCCGTACCAGCAGACCCTGCACGACAAGGTGGCCGGGACCGTCGTGATAAAGGTTGCGCCATGA
- the hppD gene encoding 4-hydroxyphenylpyruvate dioxygenase: protein MTQMMEHATTTDDVFPVKGVDYLQFLVGNAKQAAHYYSTAFGMTCVAYRGPEQGYRDHAEYVLVSGSARFLITGAVHAGAPGSDHVTKHSDGIYDIALNVPDVDKAYAHALSAGARGVTEPRDVTDEHGTVRIAAIAAYGDTIHSLVDRSRYTGPFLPGFVGRAPIVDRQPAIDAGLQPKRFFQAVDHVVGNVELGKMDEWVEFYARVMGFTNMAEFIGDDIATDYSALMSKVVADGSRKVKFPLNEPAVSKRKSQIDEYLEFYGGPGAQHIAVATNDIIASVDAMRAAGVEFLDTPDSYYDDPELRARIGEVRAPIEELKKRKILVDRDEDGYLLQIFTKPVQDRPTVFFELIERHGSLGFGKGNFKALFEAIEREQELRGNL, encoded by the coding sequence ATGACGCAGATGATGGAACACGCCACGACTACCGACGACGTCTTCCCCGTCAAGGGCGTCGACTACCTCCAGTTCCTCGTGGGCAACGCGAAGCAGGCGGCCCACTACTACTCCACCGCCTTCGGCATGACGTGCGTCGCGTACCGCGGCCCCGAGCAGGGCTACCGCGACCACGCCGAGTACGTGCTGGTCAGCGGCTCCGCCCGGTTCCTGATCACCGGCGCCGTGCACGCCGGGGCGCCCGGCTCCGACCACGTCACCAAGCACAGCGACGGCATCTACGACATCGCGCTCAACGTCCCGGACGTCGACAAGGCGTACGCCCACGCGCTCTCCGCCGGCGCCCGCGGCGTCACCGAGCCGCGCGACGTCACCGACGAGCACGGCACGGTCCGGATCGCCGCGATCGCCGCGTACGGCGACACGATCCACTCGCTGGTCGACCGCTCCCGGTACACCGGCCCGTTCCTGCCGGGCTTCGTCGGGCGCGCCCCGATCGTCGACCGGCAGCCCGCGATCGACGCCGGCCTGCAGCCCAAGCGCTTCTTCCAGGCCGTCGACCACGTCGTCGGCAACGTCGAGCTCGGCAAGATGGACGAGTGGGTGGAGTTCTACGCCCGGGTCATGGGCTTCACCAACATGGCCGAGTTCATCGGCGACGACATCGCGACCGACTACTCGGCGCTGATGAGCAAGGTCGTCGCGGACGGCAGCCGCAAGGTCAAGTTCCCGCTCAACGAGCCGGCCGTGTCGAAGCGCAAGTCGCAGATCGACGAGTACCTCGAGTTCTACGGCGGCCCCGGCGCGCAGCACATCGCCGTGGCGACCAACGACATCATCGCCAGCGTCGACGCCATGCGCGCGGCCGGCGTGGAGTTCCTCGACACGCCGGACTCGTACTACGACGACCCCGAGCTGCGCGCCCGCATCGGCGAGGTCCGGGCCCCGATCGAGGAGCTGAAGAAGCGCAAGATCCTGGTGGACCGGGACGAGGACGGCTACCTGCTGCAGATCTTCACCAAGCCGGTCCAGGACCGCCCGACGGTCTTCTTCGAGCTGATCGAGCGCCACGGCTCGCTCGGTTTCGGCAAGGGCAACTTCAAGGCGCTGTTCGAGGCCATCGAGCGGGAGCAGGAGCTGCGCGGAAACCTGTAA
- a CDS encoding Lrp/AsnC family transcriptional regulator: MAAQDVHLDALDGRLLAALAGEPRIGVLELSRRLGVARGTVQARLDKLIARGAVRGFGPDVSPAAIGFGVMSFVTLEISQRYGHTAVTAHLTEIPEVLEAHTITGSGDLMCRIVARSNADLQRVIDRILAYEGILRASTIIALAEQIPYRTMPLVRAASGA, translated from the coding sequence ATGGCTGCACAAGATGTCCACCTCGACGCCCTGGATGGCAGACTGCTCGCCGCGCTCGCCGGCGAGCCCCGCATCGGGGTCCTCGAGCTGTCCCGGCGCCTCGGCGTCGCCCGCGGCACGGTCCAGGCGCGCCTCGACAAGCTGATCGCCCGCGGCGCGGTCCGCGGTTTCGGCCCCGACGTGTCGCCGGCCGCCATCGGCTTCGGCGTGATGAGCTTCGTGACCCTCGAGATCTCCCAGCGGTACGGCCACACCGCCGTGACCGCGCACCTCACGGAGATCCCCGAGGTGCTGGAGGCGCACACGATCACCGGCTCCGGCGACCTGATGTGCCGGATCGTGGCCCGGTCCAACGCCGACCTGCAGCGCGTGATCGACCGCATCCTGGCGTACGAGGGGATTCTGCGGGCCTCGACGATCATCGCGCTGGCGGAGCAGATCCCGTACCGCACGATGCCGCTGGTCAGGGCCGCCAGCGGCGCATAA
- a CDS encoding PQQ-like beta-propeller repeat protein, which translates to MASGGPSAKSVALVGVVVVIVLATTGVWNPFPKLWSWITKSDPIAPGVATWQTAIGGSPQSVTITGGAVIVEYRTSVEAYGLTAGVQLWKSDADWAGVAGGDSDAVVVVGRLLTKGYEVLDPATGAVRRKDTEATAVWTYADAVLDLRCPAAGECELTAWEPRGSKPMWTVPTPGIGFVLNASNPDLPDTQPIGNDRVDARAAGPRPLPNLIGLPGDGKVQIIDTAQGRVALTRTPSRDQRIAVVGSRVLTVTGEARDGTCYYGVVAHDPPSGQPVWQRDGLNLRTASSDCKQEKDPAGGSDVVLGVDPVGRPELIAAHDGRDLWHGRKGQEVLAVDNSYALIRSTDERTVSARSFGRGSVAWRRTVNPGASAALTPYAAIIADVKPSRIVALSPRTGGVLTEARTDAKVFAAGPGGLILVSGRDMAYLPYAS; encoded by the coding sequence GTGGCTTCGGGTGGTCCCTCGGCGAAGAGCGTGGCGCTGGTCGGCGTCGTGGTCGTCATCGTGCTGGCCACCACCGGGGTGTGGAACCCGTTCCCGAAACTCTGGTCCTGGATCACCAAGAGCGACCCCATCGCGCCGGGCGTCGCGACCTGGCAGACGGCGATCGGCGGATCACCGCAGAGCGTCACCATCACCGGCGGCGCGGTCATCGTGGAATACCGCACGTCGGTGGAGGCGTACGGGCTGACCGCCGGCGTGCAGCTGTGGAAGTCCGACGCCGACTGGGCCGGGGTGGCCGGCGGGGACTCCGACGCGGTCGTGGTCGTCGGCCGGCTGCTCACCAAGGGGTACGAGGTCCTCGACCCGGCGACCGGGGCGGTCCGGCGCAAGGACACCGAGGCCACCGCGGTGTGGACGTACGCCGACGCGGTCCTCGACCTGCGCTGCCCGGCGGCCGGTGAGTGCGAGCTGACCGCCTGGGAGCCGCGCGGCAGCAAGCCCATGTGGACGGTGCCCACACCCGGCATCGGGTTCGTGCTCAACGCGTCGAACCCCGACCTGCCGGACACCCAGCCCATCGGCAACGACCGGGTCGACGCCCGGGCCGCCGGTCCCCGGCCGCTGCCCAACCTCATCGGGCTGCCGGGCGACGGCAAGGTGCAGATCATCGACACCGCGCAGGGGCGGGTGGCGCTGACCCGTACGCCGTCGCGCGACCAGCGCATCGCGGTCGTCGGCAGCCGGGTGCTCACCGTCACCGGCGAGGCGCGCGACGGCACCTGCTATTACGGCGTGGTCGCGCACGATCCGCCGTCCGGGCAGCCCGTGTGGCAGCGCGACGGGCTCAACCTGCGGACCGCGTCCAGCGACTGCAAGCAGGAGAAGGACCCGGCCGGCGGCTCCGACGTGGTGCTCGGCGTCGACCCGGTGGGCCGGCCGGAGCTCATCGCCGCGCACGACGGGCGTGATCTGTGGCACGGACGGAAGGGGCAGGAGGTGCTCGCGGTCGACAACTCGTACGCCCTCATCCGCAGCACCGACGAGCGGACGGTCAGCGCCCGGTCCTTCGGACGGGGATCGGTGGCGTGGCGCCGTACGGTCAACCCGGGCGCGTCCGCGGCGCTGACGCCGTACGCGGCCATCATCGCTGATGTGAAGCCCAGCCGGATCGTCGCGCTGAGCCCGCGCACCGGGGGTGTGCTGACCGAGGCCCGGACCGATGCGAAGGTCTTCGCGGCCGGTCCCGGCGGCCTGATCCTGGTGTCCGGGCGCGACATGGCCTACCTGCCCTACGCGTCGTGA
- a CDS encoding fumarate hydratase: protein MSRAAAFSYSPLLPLGEDTTEYRLLADDGVDVVEGPGGRRFLTVEPEVLTLLTAEAMHDIAHFLRPAHLAQLRSIIDDPKASANDRYVALDLLRNANIAAGGVLPMCQDTGTAIVMGKRGRHVLTDGLDEQAIARGVYEAYTRLNLRYSQLAPLTMWDEKNTGSNLPAQIELYAEDPGGQPDAYKFLFMAKGGGSANKSYLYQETKALLNPARMMEFLDEKLRLIGTSACPPYHLAVVIGGTSAEHALKTAKLASAKYLDNLPRAGSMTGHGFRDVELEAAVLELTRDFGIGAQFGGRYFCHDVRVIRLPRHGASCPVAIAVSCSADRQALAKITPSGVWLERLEPDPARYLPDVTDESLETDEVVRVDLRRPMDEIRAELAKYPVKTRLSLTGPLVVARDIAHAKIAERLDAGEPMPQYLRDHAVYYAGPAKTPEGYASGSFGPTTAGRMDAYVEKFQAAGGSLVMLAKGNRSAQVTRACQEHGGFYLGSIGGPAARLAQDCIRHVEVLEYPELGMEAVWRIEVEDFPAFIVVDDKGNDFFAEVTKPVLSIGRR from the coding sequence ATGAGCAGAGCTGCCGCCTTCTCGTACTCGCCCTTGCTCCCCCTCGGGGAGGACACGACCGAGTACAGGCTGCTCGCGGACGACGGCGTGGACGTGGTCGAGGGCCCCGGCGGCCGGCGGTTCCTGACCGTCGAGCCCGAGGTGCTCACGCTGCTCACCGCGGAGGCCATGCACGACATCGCGCACTTCCTGCGCCCCGCGCACCTCGCCCAGCTGCGGTCCATCATCGACGACCCGAAGGCCTCGGCCAACGACCGGTACGTCGCGCTCGACCTGCTGCGCAACGCCAACATCGCGGCCGGCGGCGTGCTGCCGATGTGCCAGGACACGGGTACGGCGATCGTCATGGGCAAGCGCGGCCGGCACGTGCTGACCGACGGGCTCGACGAGCAGGCCATCGCTCGCGGGGTCTACGAGGCGTACACCCGGCTCAACCTGCGCTACTCGCAGCTCGCACCGCTCACGATGTGGGACGAGAAGAACACCGGCTCCAACCTGCCGGCCCAGATCGAGCTGTACGCCGAGGACCCGGGCGGCCAGCCGGACGCGTACAAGTTCCTGTTCATGGCCAAGGGCGGCGGCTCGGCCAACAAGTCGTACCTGTACCAGGAGACCAAGGCGCTGCTGAACCCGGCGCGGATGATGGAGTTCCTGGACGAGAAGCTGCGGCTCATCGGCACCTCCGCGTGCCCGCCGTACCACCTGGCCGTGGTGATCGGCGGCACCAGCGCCGAGCACGCGCTGAAGACCGCGAAGCTGGCCAGCGCCAAGTACCTCGACAACCTGCCCCGGGCGGGCTCGATGACCGGCCACGGCTTCCGCGACGTGGAGCTCGAGGCGGCGGTGCTCGAGCTGACCCGCGACTTCGGCATCGGCGCGCAGTTCGGCGGGCGGTACTTCTGCCACGACGTACGCGTCATCCGCCTGCCCCGGCACGGCGCCTCCTGCCCGGTCGCGATCGCTGTCTCCTGCTCGGCCGACCGGCAGGCGCTGGCGAAGATCACCCCGTCGGGCGTCTGGCTGGAGCGCCTCGAGCCGGACCCCGCCCGCTACCTGCCCGACGTCACCGACGAGTCGCTGGAGACCGACGAGGTGGTCCGGGTCGACCTGCGCCGCCCGATGGACGAGATCCGTGCCGAGCTGGCCAAGTACCCGGTCAAGACCCGCCTGTCGCTGACCGGCCCGCTGGTCGTGGCCCGCGACATCGCGCACGCGAAGATCGCCGAACGGCTCGACGCGGGCGAACCCATGCCGCAGTACCTGCGCGACCACGCGGTCTACTACGCGGGACCGGCGAAGACCCCCGAGGGGTACGCGTCGGGCTCGTTCGGCCCCACCACGGCCGGGCGCATGGACGCGTACGTGGAGAAGTTCCAGGCGGCGGGCGGTTCGCTGGTGATGCTCGCCAAGGGCAACCGGTCGGCGCAGGTCACCCGCGCCTGCCAGGAGCACGGCGGCTTCTACCTGGGATCGATCGGCGGGCCCGCGGCCCGGCTCGCGCAGGACTGCATCCGGCACGTCGAGGTGCTGGAGTACCCGGAGCTGGGCATGGAGGCGGTCTGGCGGATCGAGGTCGAGGACTTCCCCGCGTTCATCGTCGTGGACGACAAGGGCAACGACTTCTTCGCCGAGGTGACGAAGCCGGTCCTGAGCATCGGCCGCCGCTGA
- a CDS encoding AfsR/SARP family transcriptional regulator codes for MRFGILGPLSVTDAGREVVVTAGRDRTVLAVLLLNAGRIVGVDQLIDAVWDHAPPATARGQLQTCVSRLRRVLPPDVIMTDPAGYGVAAGPDRLDAAEFTELVGRARAMAGAQPAGAANLYRTALALWRGPALAGIDSPAVRYRAAVLDEQYGAVLEDWIDLEIAAGREGDLVPELTGLVEQHPLRERLRAQLMLALYRAGRQSDALAEYRRARDLLHDQVGVEPGAALQDLHRRILTGDVGPAAGAASSAEPVRALPRSVGDFTGREETIERLLRAATDTGLLTIDGMAGSGKTTLALRVAEILTDRYPDAQLFLDLQGHSEGEPLTPDAALLALLRQLGLEAERIPPDPAGRATLWRTQLAGRRALVILDNAASSSQLTRLLPASPTTLTLVTSRRRLIGLDGGHPESLSVLTERDAVELLARIVGPRVAAEPEAAMAVARRCGGLPLAIRLAGARLAHRPGWRVADLLRRLGDAALPELAAEDRGVARAFAMSFEQLPERVQRVFRLLGRHPAERIGALSVAALAGLSNDDAQDVLDDLVDVNLVEEPLPGRYRLHDLVRQYAAGLAEALEPDEVHDALAGLVDLHLQVGSRLALDRESDYAHRDLIVEPPLRPELVRLATDDPQWPEEHRTDLVPLIRTAAAIGQPGRAWRLARVSWRLLYQSGYLADVVATCSEGLAAATEAEDEYGVAIMNNYLASGYFVLGRPDEALSRITVMLDYQLRTGNRSAEGRARANLSGVLMQLGRIVEGQGEGHRAYRLLQSEGHRSAPVVLRVHLGYGDVVAGRYREALRSGRIALQWFAESRSTYFVPSALILIGQARLHLGDLGAAERALEAALTVAREHRIHTEEAESTNLLGRAAFARGRPDRAVELHLTALEMSRERGWLPRLARYSNHLGLAMRAVDDERGAVELHRQALATARRANHPLEEGRALSGLAACLVERDRKAAVRHWRQALEIFERVGVPERFEVRQRLSELEPAYANSPLTAM; via the coding sequence ATGCGATTCGGCATTCTGGGGCCGCTGTCGGTGACCGACGCGGGCCGGGAGGTCGTCGTCACCGCCGGCCGGGACCGGACCGTCCTGGCCGTGCTGCTGCTGAACGCGGGCCGGATCGTCGGCGTGGACCAGCTGATCGACGCGGTGTGGGACCACGCGCCCCCGGCGACCGCCCGGGGCCAGCTTCAGACCTGCGTCTCGCGCCTGCGCCGGGTGCTCCCGCCGGACGTGATCATGACCGATCCGGCCGGTTACGGCGTCGCCGCCGGTCCCGACCGGCTCGATGCGGCCGAGTTCACGGAGCTCGTGGGTCGTGCCCGCGCCATGGCCGGAGCCCAGCCGGCGGGCGCCGCGAACCTCTACCGGACGGCACTGGCCCTGTGGCGAGGGCCGGCTCTGGCCGGCATCGACAGCCCGGCCGTGCGGTACCGCGCCGCGGTGCTGGACGAGCAGTACGGCGCCGTGCTGGAGGACTGGATCGACCTGGAAATCGCAGCGGGCCGGGAGGGCGACCTCGTTCCCGAGCTGACCGGGCTCGTCGAGCAGCACCCGCTGCGCGAGCGCCTCCGGGCCCAGCTGATGCTGGCGCTCTACCGGGCCGGCCGGCAGTCCGACGCCCTCGCCGAGTACCGCCGCGCCCGGGACCTGCTGCACGACCAGGTGGGCGTCGAGCCCGGAGCCGCACTTCAGGACCTGCATCGGCGCATCCTGACCGGCGACGTCGGTCCAGCCGCAGGCGCCGCGAGCAGCGCCGAACCGGTCCGCGCCCTGCCGCGCTCGGTGGGCGACTTCACGGGCCGGGAGGAAACCATCGAGCGGCTGCTCCGGGCCGCGACCGACACCGGTCTTCTGACGATCGACGGCATGGCCGGCAGCGGCAAGACGACTCTGGCGCTGCGGGTGGCGGAGATCCTCACCGACAGGTATCCCGACGCTCAGCTGTTCCTCGACCTGCAGGGCCACAGCGAAGGTGAGCCGCTCACGCCCGACGCGGCCCTGCTGGCGCTTCTGCGTCAGCTCGGCCTGGAGGCCGAACGGATACCGCCGGACCCGGCCGGCAGGGCCACGCTGTGGCGTACGCAGCTCGCGGGGCGCCGGGCATTGGTGATCCTCGACAACGCGGCGTCGAGCTCCCAGCTGACCAGGTTGCTGCCCGCCTCGCCGACCACGCTGACCCTGGTCACGAGCCGTCGGCGGCTCATCGGCCTCGACGGAGGCCACCCCGAGTCGTTGTCCGTGCTGACCGAGCGGGACGCGGTGGAACTCCTCGCCAGGATCGTCGGACCTCGGGTCGCCGCCGAACCCGAGGCGGCCATGGCGGTGGCGCGCCGCTGCGGTGGGCTGCCGCTGGCGATCCGGCTGGCCGGGGCCCGGCTGGCGCACCGGCCGGGCTGGCGGGTGGCCGACCTGCTCAGGCGGCTGGGCGACGCGGCGCTGCCCGAGCTGGCCGCCGAGGACCGCGGGGTCGCCCGCGCGTTCGCCATGTCCTTCGAACAGCTCCCGGAGCGCGTCCAGCGGGTCTTCCGCTTGCTCGGCCGGCACCCGGCGGAGCGCATCGGCGCTCTGTCGGTCGCGGCGCTCGCGGGACTGTCCAACGACGACGCGCAGGACGTCCTGGACGATCTCGTCGACGTGAACCTCGTCGAGGAACCGCTGCCGGGTCGATACCGCCTGCACGACCTGGTCCGCCAGTACGCCGCCGGCCTGGCCGAGGCCCTGGAGCCGGACGAGGTGCACGACGCCCTGGCCGGGCTGGTCGACCTGCACCTGCAGGTCGGAAGCCGGCTCGCCCTCGACCGCGAGAGCGACTACGCCCACCGGGACCTCATCGTGGAGCCGCCGCTCCGGCCCGAGCTCGTACGGCTCGCGACGGACGACCCCCAGTGGCCGGAGGAGCACCGCACCGACCTGGTCCCGCTGATCCGTACGGCCGCCGCGATCGGACAGCCGGGCCGGGCCTGGCGGCTGGCCCGCGTCTCGTGGCGGCTGCTGTACCAGAGCGGCTACCTCGCCGACGTCGTCGCCACCTGCTCCGAGGGCCTGGCCGCGGCCACCGAGGCGGAGGACGAGTACGGCGTGGCCATCATGAACAACTACCTCGCCTCCGGGTACTTCGTCCTGGGCCGGCCGGACGAGGCGCTGAGCCGGATCACCGTCATGCTCGATTACCAGCTCCGCACCGGAAACCGCTCGGCCGAGGGACGCGCTCGAGCCAATCTGAGCGGCGTGCTCATGCAGCTCGGCCGCATCGTCGAGGGCCAGGGCGAAGGGCACCGGGCGTACCGGCTGCTGCAGAGCGAGGGCCACCGGAGCGCGCCGGTCGTGCTCCGGGTCCATCTGGGTTACGGCGACGTCGTGGCCGGTCGCTACCGGGAAGCCCTGCGCAGCGGCCGGATCGCGCTGCAATGGTTCGCGGAGAGCCGATCCACGTACTTCGTTCCCAGCGCGCTCATCCTCATCGGGCAGGCCCGGTTGCATCTCGGCGACCTCGGTGCGGCCGAGCGGGCGTTGGAAGCCGCCCTCACCGTCGCCCGTGAGCACCGCATCCACACCGAGGAGGCGGAGTCGACCAACCTGCTGGGCCGCGCCGCGTTCGCCCGGGGAAGGCCCGACCGGGCCGTCGAGCTGCATCTGACCGCGCTGGAGATGAGTCGCGAGCGGGGGTGGCTGCCGCGGCTGGCCCGGTACTCCAACCACCTCGGGCTCGCCATGCGGGCGGTGGACGACGAGCGGGGAGCGGTGGAGCTGCACCGGCAGGCGCTGGCGACCGCGCGCCGGGCGAATCATCCGCTCGAGGAGGGACGGGCCTTGAGCGGTCTCGCTGCGTGTCTCGTCGAACGGGACCGGAAGGCGGCGGTGCGGCACTGGCGGCAGGCGCTCGAGATCTTCGAACGGGTGGGCGTACCGGAGCGCTTCGAGGTGCGGCAGCGGCTGAGTGAGCTGGAGCCGGCGTACGCGAACAGCCCGCTCACCGCGATGTGA
- a CDS encoding class II fumarate hydratase: MGEVRVPADALWRAQTQRAVENFPISGRGLESSHIRALARIKGAAAQVNAALGVLDEDLAKAIVTAAAHVADGGYDDQFPIDVFQTGSGTSSNMNANEVIATLASRELGRPVHPNDHVNASQSSNDVFPSSIHLAATEAVTSDLVPALEHLEAALSAKAGQWAEVVKSGRTHLMDATPVTLGQEFSGYAAQVRNGIDRLTATLPRLAELPLGGTAVGTGVNTPPGFAPAVIERLRESTGLPLTEARNHFEAQGARDGLVEASGQLRVVAVSLYKIVNDIRWMGSGPRAGLRELRLPDLQPGSSIMPGKVNPVVPESVRQVAAQVIGNDAAVAFAGTQGDFELNVMLPVMARNLLESIKLLAAAARMLADRCIDGLEVNEEVVRGYAEGSPSIVTPLNRYLGYDEAAAIAKQALKEDKTIRAVVIERGHVANGTLTEEQLDTALDVLRMTRP, from the coding sequence ATGGGTGAGGTCCGGGTGCCGGCCGATGCCCTGTGGCGGGCGCAGACGCAGCGCGCCGTGGAGAATTTTCCGATTTCCGGGCGGGGGCTGGAGTCCTCGCACATCCGGGCGCTGGCCCGGATCAAGGGTGCTGCCGCACAGGTCAACGCGGCCCTGGGGGTGCTGGACGAGGATCTGGCCAAGGCGATCGTCACGGCCGCGGCGCACGTCGCCGACGGCGGGTACGACGATCAGTTCCCGATCGACGTCTTCCAGACCGGCTCCGGCACGTCGTCGAACATGAACGCCAACGAGGTGATCGCCACCCTCGCGTCGCGGGAGCTGGGCCGGCCGGTCCACCCCAACGACCACGTGAACGCGTCGCAGTCCAGCAACGACGTGTTCCCGTCCTCGATCCATCTGGCCGCGACCGAGGCGGTCACCTCCGACCTCGTGCCGGCCCTGGAGCACCTCGAGGCCGCGCTGAGCGCCAAGGCGGGGCAGTGGGCCGAGGTCGTCAAGTCCGGCCGTACGCATCTCATGGACGCCACGCCGGTCACCCTGGGTCAGGAATTCTCCGGGTACGCGGCGCAGGTGCGCAACGGCATCGACCGCCTCACCGCCACCCTGCCGCGCCTCGCCGAGTTGCCCCTGGGCGGGACCGCCGTGGGCACCGGGGTGAACACCCCGCCCGGGTTCGCCCCGGCGGTGATCGAGCGGCTGCGAGAGTCGACCGGCCTGCCGCTGACCGAGGCGCGTAACCACTTCGAGGCGCAGGGCGCGCGCGACGGCCTGGTCGAGGCGTCCGGGCAGCTGCGGGTCGTCGCGGTCAGCCTCTACAAGATCGTGAACGACATCCGGTGGATGGGCTCCGGTCCCCGCGCCGGCCTGCGTGAGCTGCGCCTCCCCGACCTGCAGCCCGGCTCGTCGATCATGCCGGGCAAGGTCAATCCGGTCGTGCCCGAGTCGGTGCGCCAGGTCGCCGCCCAGGTGATCGGCAACGACGCCGCGGTCGCGTTCGCCGGCACCCAGGGTGACTTCGAGCTCAACGTCATGCTTCCGGTGATGGCCCGCAACCTGCTCGAGTCGATCAAGCTGCTGGCCGCCGCGGCCCGGATGCTGGCCGACCGCTGCATCGACGGCCTGGAGGTCAACGAGGAGGTCGTCCGCGGGTACGCCGAGGGCTCGCCGTCGATCGTCACGCCGCTCAACCGCTACCTCGGGTACGACGAGGCGGCCGCGATCGCCAAGCAGGCCCTCAAGGAAGACAAGACCATCCGGGCGGTTGTCATCGAACGCGGACATGTCGCCAACGGCACGCTGACCGAGGAACAGCTGGACACGGCCCTCGACGTGCTCCGGATGACCCGGCCCTGA